GAATTTTCGCAAAAACGTACCATCTGGATTGAAAATCTGAATACGGTTGTTGCTACGATCAGCAATAATCAGATATCCATCTTTGTTTGTTGTGATTCCCCACGGCCGGCAGAGTTCACCATCCCCTTCACCTTCACAGCCAAATTCTTTTTGGACCACGCCAATATTTTGATAACTGCGACCCATTCTCACATTAACGGTGAAAGGACTCTCACGAATATGTCTCCCTCTTATTGTAACAGACACACTATGTGGCCCTTCTGTTTGCAGCCGGTAACTTATTAGATAAGTTCCATTTTCACGATCTAGAACATCTGTGGGGTATATTCCTCCGTCGGGGCCTTGTAGAACCACAACAACCGGTTCACCGCCTGTGAACGAGGCTTCGCTGTTATGATCTCTGGCGTGAACGAGAAATGTGCTGAGTTTACCAAGTAACGCTCGTTTTAAGCCATCACCGGTAGCAATGCAATTTGGAGCGTAAGCACTGCTGCTGACAAACCCTAGGGAGGATATAGCAGTCTGCAAGGCTCCATCTGGTGGTGTAAACAAGATTGTATCATCCTCGTGAGGCTCAAGTAGATTTCGTAGACCTCTCATCGTTTGCATTTGCTTCACCATTCGATCTTTAGCTTTCAGGATTGCAATGTCATTTCCACTttgcatagcgccctcaactgaTTTGATAGAATCCAATATTTTATCCAACCCTTGGCGTAATTCTTCACCTTGAAAATTCAAtgctttttctttaacttttcgAATTTTATCAACTTTTAGTAACAAATCTCGTTGCCGTTCTTCCAATGCTGTCATGTGTCTCTTAATAGTGGTTTTTACTTCGTTAACGATCATTTGCGAATGCATCTCAACTCTGTCCGCCATACTTTGTGCCGAGTTAATACTGTCCTCCAAAGTCCTGATGCTGTTGTTTGCTTCCATTAGTAACCGTTGCGTTATCACTTTGCTGTTTTGCACCGCGTCTTGAAGATACACACAATTGTGACCTCTGTGTTCTTGCATAGTGCATTCCCGGCATATTGCCATCGAGCAGGTATCACAATAAAGACGGACAACTTCATTTGTGTGGACGTCGCAATAACTAACAGTTTTGTCAAAATTCGGCTGATGGATGATGGAATTATAATTTGGCGAGTGTACGGGGCTTTGGTTTTGTTGGCCGTGATCGTTAAAATAATCATCTAAACGACAAATATTGTGATCTTTTGTCATTCGTACCCGTCGGTGAGCGTGCACGCATCGATCGCAAAGCTGTTCTTGGCATTGCCGACAAATGCAAGTTGCGAGCTGTTTATCCTCGCAGGATTTACAAAGATGGAAATCATTTATA
This region of Antedon mediterranea chromosome 8, ecAntMedi1.1, whole genome shotgun sequence genomic DNA includes:
- the LOC140056564 gene encoding E3 ubiquitin-protein ligase TRIM71-like, encoding MFCTSTGSETSKQVESEWIPAFIQKDTFDVGKTHSCLNPNRQIMAAFGGSSKDRMLGGEQMCCICLEQFHNVYDVRVLPCMHTFCKHCLTQRLGEPDRIQCPLCSHETPLGELGLNSLTSNLILNNILGVVGQEDDKDINDFHLCKSCEDKQLATCICRQCQEQLCDRCVHAHRRVRMTKDHNICRLDDYFNDHGQQNQSPVHSPNYNSIIHQPNFDKTVSYCDVHTNEVVRLYCDTCSMAICRECTMQEHRGHNCVYLQDAVQNSKVITQRLLMEANNSIRTLEDSINSAQSMADRVEMHSQMIVNEVKTTIKRHMTALEERQRDLLLKVDKIRKVKEKALNFQGEELRQGLDKILDSIKSVEGAMQSGNDIAILKAKDRMVKQMQTMRGLRNLLEPHEDDTILFTPPDGALQTAISSLGFVSSSAYAPNCIATGDGLKRALLGKLSTFLVHARDHNSEASFTGGEPVVVVLQGPDGGIYPTDVLDRENGTYLISYRLQTEGPHSVSVTIRGRHIRESPFTVNVRMGRSYQNIGVVQKEFGCEGEGDGELCRPWGITTNKDGYLIIADRSNNRIQIFNPDGTFLRKFGTAGSRNGQFDRPAGVAIDPEEKIIVADKDNHRIQVFTFEGQFLFKFGEKGSKNGQFNYPWDTACNRDGKILVSDTRNHRIQIFNNDGTFINKYGFDGALWKHFDSPRGVAFNPEGQIIVTDFNNHRLLVINPDFPDFQSARFLGSEGSNIGQFLRPQGVCVDQEGNIIVADSRNHRIQVFQPNGTFLCRFGSPGSGLGELDRPSGICVSPDGYIIVVDFGNNRVQIF